Proteins co-encoded in one Dyella humicola genomic window:
- a CDS encoding quinone oxidoreductase family protein: protein MHALTFDRFGAADVLHWSEQPDPVPGPGQVRVRVRSVGLNFADVYRRNGNYHLSGSAPWTLGYEGAGVVETPVPGDPLFPAGTRVGFADMPHANAELVVVDRDRLIPLPDDIDFDTAAAVLLQGLTAQYLVTDSFMVRPDDVAVVHAAAGGVGLLLVQMLKALGAVVLGIASSEAKRDAVIAAGADVAVGYDAWVTAARELSGGHGADVVYDSVGRTLADSLAAARIGGTVVFYGMAAGDPDPVDPRLLMDRSLTLTGGDLWNVLTGAESRRERATALFEQMRCGALKAHIAARFALRDGAQAHAFLESRAAIGKVLLTL from the coding sequence ATGCACGCTCTGACGTTCGATCGCTTTGGTGCCGCCGATGTGCTGCATTGGTCGGAACAGCCCGATCCCGTGCCCGGCCCTGGGCAGGTGCGCGTACGCGTTCGCAGCGTGGGGCTGAACTTCGCCGATGTTTATCGCCGCAACGGCAATTACCACCTCAGCGGATCGGCACCGTGGACGCTCGGATATGAGGGCGCTGGCGTGGTCGAAACGCCGGTGCCAGGCGACCCGCTGTTTCCAGCAGGGACCCGTGTCGGCTTTGCCGACATGCCCCATGCCAATGCCGAACTGGTCGTGGTCGACCGGGACCGCCTGATCCCGTTGCCCGATGACATCGATTTCGATACGGCGGCCGCCGTGCTGCTGCAGGGCTTGACCGCGCAGTACCTGGTGACCGACAGCTTCATGGTGCGGCCGGATGACGTGGCTGTGGTGCATGCCGCGGCGGGTGGCGTGGGCTTGTTGCTGGTGCAGATGCTGAAGGCGCTAGGCGCGGTCGTGCTGGGCATCGCCTCCAGTGAAGCCAAGCGCGACGCGGTGATTGCCGCGGGTGCCGACGTGGCCGTGGGATACGACGCATGGGTGACGGCGGCCAGGGAGCTTTCGGGCGGCCATGGTGCGGATGTGGTCTACGATTCCGTTGGGCGCACGCTGGCCGATAGCCTGGCTGCGGCACGCATCGGCGGCACGGTCGTGTTCTACGGCATGGCGGCGGGTGATCCCGATCCGGTCGATCCGCGCCTGCTGATGGACCGCTCGCTCACCCTCACCGGCGGCGACTTATGGAATGTGCTGACGGGCGCGGAGAGTCGTCGGGAGCGGGCCACTGCGCTGTTTGAACAGATGCGTTGCGGCGCCCTCAAAGCCCATATTGCCGCACGCTTTGCCCTGCGCGACGGTGCCCAGGCGCATGCATTCCTGGAGAGTCGTGCGGCCATCGGCAAGGTGCTGCTCACGCTCTAG
- a CDS encoding aspartyl/asparaginyl beta-hydroxylase domain-containing protein yields the protein MNGGIQAGAAALREMAVNGLRQGDAMLAEQYFARLLELAPGDVEALQFLASRHLVRGDAVRAVAMLLTAERARPDAPDTLHQLGAAQMASGDLQGAVRSLRRCLQLASQIFVARLRLGIALEQLGETHSALLAYFGAVNAAQAQGRWLNDATTAPGLQGAVRHAIQFIDAGRRPVFDAVLEPLRQRYGRAELTRVEQCLAIYLGEQPAPLPDPRQKPKFLYFPGVPSQTYYPTSRFPWQAELEAATLAIREELMAVLAENQPLQPFLGERSPEELKEHLRSSGSQAAVWDGYFFYRHGERYDEQCARCPRTSGLLDSLPLVRIRDHAPETLYSVLRPGTHILPHRGVTNTRLVTHLPLIVPSDCAISVGGEIHEWQEGRCVTFDDTFEHEAWNNSNETRVVLILDSWNPDLTDVERLAVTDLVEVIGDFNRASEVPIPTG from the coding sequence CAGGGTGACGCCATGTTGGCGGAGCAGTATTTCGCCCGCCTGCTCGAACTGGCCCCCGGGGATGTGGAGGCGCTCCAGTTCCTGGCCAGCCGCCACCTGGTGCGTGGGGACGCCGTGCGCGCGGTGGCGATGTTGCTGACCGCCGAACGGGCACGACCCGATGCGCCTGACACGTTGCATCAGCTGGGCGCGGCGCAGATGGCCTCGGGTGATCTGCAAGGCGCCGTGCGTAGCTTGCGACGCTGTCTCCAGCTGGCCTCCCAGATCTTCGTCGCACGTTTGCGCCTGGGCATCGCGTTGGAGCAGTTGGGCGAGACACATAGCGCACTGCTGGCTTATTTCGGCGCCGTGAACGCCGCGCAGGCGCAAGGCCGCTGGTTGAACGACGCGACGACAGCGCCCGGCTTGCAGGGGGCAGTGAGACACGCCATCCAGTTTATCGACGCGGGCCGACGTCCGGTCTTCGACGCCGTGCTGGAGCCGCTGCGGCAGCGCTACGGACGGGCCGAGCTGACGCGCGTGGAGCAATGCCTGGCCATCTATCTCGGCGAGCAGCCGGCGCCCTTGCCCGATCCGCGGCAAAAGCCCAAGTTTCTGTATTTCCCCGGCGTGCCCAGTCAAACCTATTACCCGACCTCCCGCTTTCCGTGGCAAGCCGAGCTGGAAGCCGCCACCTTGGCGATCCGCGAGGAGCTGATGGCCGTGCTGGCGGAGAATCAGCCGTTGCAGCCGTTCCTGGGCGAGCGCTCGCCCGAGGAGCTCAAGGAGCATCTGCGTTCGTCCGGTAGCCAGGCGGCCGTGTGGGATGGTTACTTCTTCTATCGCCACGGCGAGCGCTATGACGAGCAGTGCGCCCGTTGCCCTCGTACGTCGGGTCTGCTCGACTCGCTTCCGCTGGTGCGCATTCGCGACCATGCGCCGGAGACGTTGTACTCGGTGCTGCGTCCGGGTACCCACATCCTTCCGCATCGCGGCGTCACCAACACGCGTCTGGTCACGCACCTGCCGCTGATCGTGCCGTCGGATTGCGCGATCAGCGTCGGCGGTGAGATTCACGAATGGCAGGAAGGGCGTTGCGTCACGTTCGACGACACCTTCGAGCACGAAGCCTGGAACAACAGCAACGAGACGCGCGTGGTGTTGATCCTCGATAGCTGGAACCCGGACCTCACGGACGTCGAGCGCCTGGCCGTGACCGACCTGGTCGAGGTCATCGGCGACTTCAACCGGGCCAGCGAAGTGCCGATCCCGACCGGCTGA